The genomic DNA CGCCGGCCGCCAAAAAGAGGGTGCTTTTCATAAATGCGTGACTGAAAATATGGAAGATGTTGCCGATAAGCGCCCGCTCTGTAAGCAGTGAAATACCCAGCAAAATATAACCCATTTGACCGACGCTGGAGTAGGCCAGGCGTCGCTTTAAATCTTCCTGGGTGATGGCTACGGCGGAGCCCAGCAGGATGGTAATTACAGCTACCACGGCAATAATCAGCGTCCAGCCTGTTTCCTGCATAAACTCGATGCCGAACACGTGAAAGATTACACGCAATAAGCCATAAGCACCCGTTTTCAGCATGATCCCGGAAAGCAGGGCACTGGCCGGTGACGGCGCCACCGGATGGGCGTCAGGGAGCCAGACGTGCAGCGGGAACATGCCGGCTTTCATTCCAAAACCAATCAAGAAAGAAATAAAAGCAAAAAATGCCAATGTACTTTGTTCCGCTATTAAAGTGGTCTCAGTGCTTAAAGAGACGGAACCGCCCAGTTCGAAGGTAATAATTATACCAAAGAAGAGAGCCAGACCGCCGATAATGGTCATAATCAGATACTTATAACCGGCGCGCAGAGCGTCGATGGTTTCTTCGTGGACCACCAACACATAAGAGATCAGCGACATTAATTCAAAGAATACAAACAGAGTGAAGAAATCACCGGCCATGAAAATTCCAAGGCAACCGGCCAGGGTAATCATTAATACCGGATAATAGCGGTTGCAACCATGCTCATGGCACATATAGTCCAAAGAATAAATAGCCACCAGCATCCAGACAAATGACGACAAGAGCGCCAGGGAAAAGCTGAGTATATCTACCCGGAAGGAAATTTCCAGGTTAGGCAGCAATTCCAATACGCTGAACTGAATAATGTTTCCTTCCATAATATACGGATACAGGGCCGCGACGGAAAGGAAAGTCACGACGGAAGTAAATACTGCCAAAGCGTTGCGCATCTTTTCTGAATGCTGTTCCACGTAGTAGATTACCAAAGTCATAACCAGGGGGAACATCACAACCCAGACAGGCAGGAAGGAGCTCGCCATTTCCACGATAATTCATCTCCTTTTGATGAAAGATTCTCTGCAGCTCACTTCATGATGTCGAATTTATAATAATCCCAGAAGTGACTGGGCAGCCCTGGTAACGACCCCCAACACCGTGGAGGGAAACACACCAAACCAGATGACACCAAAAGCCAAAAGCACCAGGGGAGCGGACATTTGCAGGGGCAACTTTTTCGGTTCCGCCACACGTCCTTCAGGCTCACCGAAGAATGCATTTACAATAATGGGCAAATAGTAGATGCCGTTAAGCAGACTACTGATTAGGATAACGGCGGCGAAAAAGGGCCTGCCGATGTCCAGGGAACCCAATGCCAGATACCACTTGGAGATAAAACCATTGGTGATGGGTATGCCCACCATGGCAAAAGCTCCGATACTAAAGGCTACCGTGGGAATCAGCATGGTATGCCCGATTCCTTTAAGCTGACTGAGCTTGCGCGTCCCGGTACAGTAAATAAATGCACCGGCAGAAAGAAAGAGCATCGCCTTCATAATGGCGTGGTTCAGGATATGCAAAATACCTCCGGTCAGAGCGGTCTCACTCATCAGGGCCACGCCCAGGAAAACATAACCGATTTGCGCAATACTGGAATAGGCCAGCATCTTTTTGATATCATCCTGCACAATGGCAAACATGGAACCAATTACAATGGCCAGGGTGGACATCCATAAAAGAATCTCCATCACCGGAACCATACCTAACATTTCTGCCGGGAATACCTTGTACAACAGTTTAATCATTACAATGGCGTACACTTTAATAACCAGCCCGGAAAGCACTGCCGACGATGGAGAAGGGGCAGAAGAGTGGGCATCCGGCAGCCAGACGTGCAGGGGAAACAGCGCCGCTTTAACACCCAGGCCGGTCAGTAACAGTGCCAGGGCAGCCAAAAGATTATACGGATAAAGATACATGGCCTCCTGCAGTGCCCCGGACACAAAGACGAAATTCAAATGACCGGTTACCATATAAATCATAGCAATTGCCAGAAGAATACACCCGGAACCTACAGCAGACAAAACCAGGTATTTAAAGGCCGCTTCAATACATTCACGGCTCTCTTTAATCGATATTATCCCACAGGAAGCAATAGCACAAATTTCTACGAAAACAAATAAGTTAAATAGGTCATTGGTCAGCACCATGCCCAGCATGGAGGCCATTAAAAGCAGATACAGAGTATAGTACCAGCCCACCACGCCTTCTTTTAGCTCGTGAAGCAGATCCTTTGTACCATAAAACAGAATGATCAGACCCAGAGCCGACAGGGTGGCGGAGGCAAATGCCGCCAGATAATCAACGGTAAGTTCAATCCCCCAGGGAGGCGGCCAGTTACCCATTTCATAGGTAAAGGGCCCGGTGGTCATTACCTGCCAGACCATGTACAGTGAGGCCAGCAACATAAATACCAGGGCACTCAGGGTAGCTGGAGCCACCCAATTCTTGCGCCAGCGGCTGAAAACCGGTGCCAGATAAGCAAAGAACAGCGGAACTACCACAATTAAGGCGGGAAAGTGTTGTGTCAGGCTCACAGGGATTCACCTCCCCGGATGCGCATAATCTCTTCGGCATCAATGGTGCCGTAAGCTTTATAAATTTTAACAATTAAACTAAGTGCATAAGCACTTACACTGACGGCAACAACAATCCCGGTAAGAATAAGTGCGGAAGGAAGCGGGTTTACATAGGTGTGGCCGGCACCCGGCTCGATGATGGGGGCGCGACCGCCATACACATAACCTGTGGCCACAAAAAAGAGGAAAATTGCGGTCTCCATCACATTCATGCCGATAACTTTCTTAATCAGGTTATTATGGGTAAGCATGGTATGAAAGCCGATGACAAAGAGGACGATGGCAAAGAAATAATAACTGTTCTGGTGCAGTCGCAGCAGAATCTCAGTGATGGTCATGACTGTGGTCCTCCTCTCCCTCAATCAGGCTATAGAACAATGTAATCATGGTACTGGCTACTTTGATACCCAACCCAAAGGTAATAATGGGTATTGCTCCGGCACTAAACAAATCGCCCAACTCACCCATGGGGAAGCCGGCCGCTCTGTTGCCCAGGAAATTAGTGCCCATAAAAATGGCCGCAATACCAATGGTGGCGAACAAGACTGCACCACCACTCTCCAATACGGTGGAAACATCATGGGAGATTTTTTTAGAACCTTCCTTTAGGTTAAAGGACAGGGCAAACAGAATCATACTGGCACCAATAATAGCCCCGCCGGAAAACCCGCCCCCCGGTGAAAGGTGGCCATGAACCACTACGTACAGCCCATAGAGCTGTACAAAGGGCAAAATAATTCGGCTGATATAGCGAACAATTACGTCTTCCATTTCGGTCAGTCACCTCGCATCTGCATCAGTGCGCCTTCAAGTTGGCAATGGCGGCGGCAATGGCCACAAAAAGCACCGTAGCTTCGCCAATGGTATCAAAAGCGCGGTAGTCGGTAATAATGCTGGCAATCATATTCACGGCGCCGGTTTCCTCAATGCCCTGTTCCAGATAACGCTGCGGAACTTCATTATTGGTAGGATTGTTCGGATCACCAATAGCCGGCATTTCAAGTACGGTGACTACCAACATGATGCCAATGACTGCCAGAAGAACAACGGTTAATATTTTGCGCATTATTCTTCCCTCCTGGTCTTACTGATGGTGGCCACCAGCAAAAATGTGGTTACACCTGCACCCATTGCCGCTTCTGTGATGGCAATATCCGGCGCTGCCAGCATCAGCCAAAGAATTGCCATAGTCAGGCTGTAAGCGGCAAAGATAATAACTGCGGCCAGCAAGTCCCTTGTCCGTGCTACGAAGATGGCACAAACTACGAGAAAAACCAGCAGCAGATACTTAAGAACCTCAGTCACTGCACCGCACCTCCCCGGTCTTGTCCAGCTCGTATGAACCTTCACATACTCTGGCTTTATTCAGGAAAGCAGCGCGGGCGATTACGTGCGCTGAAGTGGGGTTTGTTATCCAGATAAAAAGGATCATAAAAAGAAGTTTTACGCTGGCCTCAGATATTCCGGAATAAAGGGCCAGGGCCAGCAGGATCAAGCCTGCTCCCAGGGTATCACACTTGGTGGTGGCGTGCATCCGGGTATAAACATCAGGTAGCCGCAACAGGCCCACAACTCCTACCATAAAGAAAAAGGTGCCGGCGGCAAGCAGTATTGTAATTATGACATTCATTGGCTGTCCTCCTTATTCCAGGGCGCCCTTTCCATGTATTTGGCAATACCGATGGTGGTGGCAAAACTAATAAGTGCATAAACCATGGCTACATCCAGGAAGAACTCCTGATCAAAGACCATCGCCACAATTGAGATAATAACCACCGTTTTGGTGCCGATAATATTAATTGAAACAACCCGGTCTGCTTCACTGGGGCCCACCACAGCCCGGTACAGACAGAGAAAAGTGGCAATCGCCATAATAATTCCGGTACCAATCATAATCTGTTCGATTAAGCTAAGTTCAGGAAACATGTTTTTCCAACTCCTCGATTTCAGTCAGCTTGTCCTGCATGTCCCATGTTGCCACATCTTCAGCATTCTGGCGGGTAATGGCGTGAACATAAAAGATGCCTTCCTCAACTTCCACCGTTAGCGTACCCGGCGTCAGCGTAATGGAGTTAGCCAGAATCACACGGTTCAGCGGCTTTTTAACCTCAGTACGGTATTTGACAAACCCCGGAGAAATATCCATCTTTGGTCTTAGCACAATCTTGGCCACGTCCCAGTTGGCTTTAAAAATCTCCACCACCAGAATGTAGAAATACTTGATCCATCTGCCGATGGTGGCTTTATGATATAATGGACGCTCCTCCGGCTTTAACAACAAATCATGATTGAAGCGCGCAATACCGTAGGAACAGAGAGCACCAATGAGCAGGTGCTGCCAGTTTACGCGCCAGGTAATGAGAATCCAGAATATAAACAAGATGCCAACCATTACCCAAAATGTTGCACCGTATTTATTCTTGCTCATTGCTACCCTCCCTTTCACCGCGCAAATAGTGGCCGGATTTACCGCCGGCTTTTTCCATTAAACGAATGTTTCCGATAACCATATCTTTGTCAACTGCTTTACACATATCATAAATGGTAAGCGCCGCCACCGATGCGGCAGTAAGCGCTTCCATCTCCACCCCCGTCTGGCCTGTGGTACCTACCGTCGCCTCAATCTCAACCAGCGACTGCTCCCTGTCCAGGTCAAATTTTATATCCACGGAGGTCAGAAATAACGGATGACACATGGGAATAAGCCGGGCAGTATCTTTGGCGGCCATTACGCCGGCCACCTGGGCCACCGCCAGCACATCGCCTTTGGCAATTCCGCCTGCAGCGATTCGCTCCAGTGTTTCCGGCTTCATTTTTATCTCACCACGGACCACAGCCACACGTTTTGTGCTGTTTTTGGCGGACACATCCACCATTTTAGCGCGGCCCTGTTCATTGATATGTGTCAATTTATCCATTTTATCCTCCGCATCTTTCCGGTCAGGCAATGCTTCTAGTGTACACCCGTACTAAACACCTGTCAACGGAAAAAAACTGGAACGCATGTTACATTAGTTAAAATGGTGCGGAAGGGAAACCCTTCCGCACCGCTTTGTTATTCGATGGTGTTTCGTGGGCATACTTCCACGCAAGTTCCGCAGTTGTTGCAAATATAGCTGTCAATGGTGGCGATGTTGTTTTCCATGCGGATAGCATCCACCGGACATTTTTTAACACAGATGTTACAGGCAATGCAGCCGCGCTCACATACTTCCTTGACCTTTTTGCCCTTATCCTGTGACTTACAGCGTACGTGGTGCACTGTCTTTGCATTTACCAGTTCGATTACCTGCCGCGGGCAGGTGTTTTTACACTTGCCGCAGCTGATGCAGGCATCCACATCAATGATGGGCAGACCCTTATCACTCATGGTGATGGCATCTACCGGGCAAACGCGCTCACAGTTGCCAAGACCCAAACAACCATAGGAACAGGCAGTGGGGCCACCGGAAAACATCAGAGCAGCTTTACAATCCTTTACACCATGGTACTGGTGCTTTTCCTTGGCAGTGGCGCAATCGCCCGCACAAGTGAGCTGCGCTACGTGCCTGGCCTCGGCATCCGGCGCTTCGGCTCCCAGGATTTCAGCGATTTTGTTTGCCACAGAGGCTCCGCCGGGAGTACAGCCGGAAACCGGTGCTTTCCCTGCCACCACTTCTTCGGCAAACTTAGCACAACCGGCATAACCGCAGGCACCGCAGTTGGCGCCCAACAGCATTTCCTGTACCATCTCCACCTTGGGGTCCACTTCAACAGCAAACTTCTGAGAGGCAAATGCCAGTGCCCCGCCAAAAGCCAACCCCAGACCGCCCAGGCTTGCAATTGCTGGTATTAAATCCATATTTTACGCCTCCTACATCATGCCTGTGAATCCCCCGAAAGCAAGGGAAAGGATTCCGGCTATAATCATCGCAATGGATACACCGCGGAAATGCTTGGGCAGAAAAGCCATGTCCAGACGTTCCCGCGCTCCGGCCAATATAACCAGCGCCAGAGTAAAACCGGCAGCAGCCGACAAGCCAAAAACTACCGCTTCAAACAGATTGTAGCCTTCCTGGATACTGAGAATTGCCATACCCAGTACTGCACAGTTAGTGGTAATCAGGGGCAAAAAGATGCCCAAAGACTGGTATAGAGTGGGGCTGACCTTACGAACAACAAGTTCCACAAACTGAACCAGTGAAGCAATTACCAGAATGAACACAATGGTCTGCAGATACTGTAAATCAAAGCGTTCCAGCACATAATACTGCAGAATCCATGTCACCAAAGAGGCCATACCCATAACAAACGTTACCGCCATACCCATTCCCAGTGAAGTGTCTACTTTTTTGGAAACGCCCATAAACGGGCAGATACCCAGAAAACGGACCAGCACGAAGTTACTGACAAAAATGGCCCCGAAAACAATTGCAAAAATTTCACCCACAGTCTACCCCTCCTTTACTCCAGTTTAAACTTCGCAGATAACGCACTCATTACGGCCAGCAAGAGACCCAAAGCCAGGAACGCTCCTGCCGGTGAGCCAAAGACCTGAAATGGCTGATACCAATCAGCTCCGAGGATTTCAATTTGAAAGATGGTACCCTGTGCCAACAGTTCGCGGACTGCCGCCAGAATTGTCAGCGCCAGCGTAAACCCAAGGCCCATACCCAACCCATCGGCCAGTGAATGAATGACAGGTTGCTTGGAAGCAAATGCTTCCGCACGTCCCAGCACCAGGCAGTTTACCACAATCAGCGGCACAAAAATGCCCAACTGAGAATGTAGTACAGGCATATAGGCATTAAGCACCATATCTACCATGGTAACAAACGTTGCGATAACGATAATAAAAATGGGAATTCTGATTTTTGATGGGATTACCCCTTTTAAAAGGGAGATTACCAGGTTTGAAGCCACAAGCACCGCAGTGGTGGCAAGACCCATTCCAAAGCCGTTCTCTGCCAAACCGGTAACAGCCAGTGTGGGACAGAGCCCCAAAAGTAACCGGAAGACGGCATTCTCTTTGATAATGCCCTTGGAAAATTCTTTCATAATACTCATCTTTTCACCCCCCGGCTATTGCGCCAGTGCATTTAGCACGGCATTCTTAATTCCATTACTGCTGCCTGTAGCTTGGCTTACCGCATCAACATCAAGGGACTGCTCGGCAATGATGTCGTCGATAACCTGCTCGGCATCGGCAAAGATACCTGGTGTATCATCGTGGTCGGTTACAGTTATTTCAGTAATCTCTCCACCGGATACTGTAACTTCCACAGTTACGTCACTCTTAAACCCGGAAGCGGTTCCGGTGTAGGTGCCGTCTTCCAGCGCGTCCATATCAACGGTGGGAGCATCAGGAACAGCGTCCGCATCACCGAAGCGCAGGACAATTTCCATCAATTCACTTTCTACTCCATTTATCATGGCTCGGGTAGAGACAGTTGCACCGGAAATAACATCCACATGATCAGCAATGTTATCTTCTAACCCCAGGCCTTCAAACTGCTCCAGGTAGTCTGCCCGGGTAATCACATCACCCAGGCCGGCTGTTTCCGACTGAGAAATGACGGTTACACCAACAATTTCACCTTCATCGTTTACACCCAGGTTAAAGCGGATGGTACCGCCGTAGCCTTCGGTGCGTCCTTCGGCCAGAACGCCGATGTAGTTACCGTCGGCATCATAGGCCACAAAACCTTTATAGCCGTCCACTTCTTTTTCCTCGAAATCTTCGATGGCGGGGAACAGCTCTTCCAGCTCAGCTACCGTTTCCTCATATATACGAGCCTCAACAACTGCTGAGGTAATGTCATTGGTAACCGCCAGAGCCCCGGCCGCCACCGCACAGATAATGGCCAGTATCAGCCCGTTACGGATAATGTCTTTCATTATTTAGCCACCTCCCCGTATTTGGTGGGCAGGGTCAGGTTGTCAATCAACGGTGTGAGGGCGTTCATTAAGAGGATAGCAAATGTCACGCCTTCGGGGAATGCGCCGTAGAGACGCACCAGCATGGTCATCACACCACAGCCGATACCGAAGATTAGACGGCCCCGTGCTGTAACGGGTGAGGTTACCATATCGGTGGCCATAAACAGAGCACCCAGCAGCACACCACCGGCCAGCACATGGAACAGCCCTGCGGAAACCATGGCCATGGGCGAGCCGAACCCTTCAAACAACAGACCCATTACAAAAACTGTACCGATATAGCCGCCGGGAATACGCCAGTCAATGTGTCCTTTATAGAACAACCAGGCGGCGCCGAGAATGAGAGCAAAGGCGCTTGTCTCACCTAAAGAACCGGGAATGGCGCCCACAAACAGATTAGTAAAGCTAAAAGCATCGGCGCCCAACTCCAGCGGTGTTGCCGCCGTAGTTAAGTCCACCGGACGAACCCAGTAAGTTAAATGACCTGCCCAGGATGCCAGCAAAATGGCGCGGGCCACCAGAGCCGGGTTAAAGATATTGTTACCAATTCCACCAAAGACCTGCTTACCGATAATAATTGCGATGGCACCACCCAGCACACTGATCCACCAGGGCACTGCAGGCGGAAGCACCATAGCCAACAGCAAGCCGGTTACAGCAGCACTGCCGTCGCCAAAAATATTCTTTTCCCTCAGCACCAGCGCTTCGGCGACCATGGCGGAAACTGTGCAGAGCACCATGGTTAAAAGTGCGGGCCAGCCAAAAAAGATCACACCGGCCAGTGCGGCGGGAAATAAAGCTACGAGAACGTCGATCATCACGCTTTGCACCGATTCAGGTGTTTTAATGTGCGGCGATGACGTAACGATTAGTTTTCTTTCCATCTGGTTATCCCTCCTTTACCTTTGCACGTTACTTTCTGCGTTTGGCCGCAATATCACCTTTGGCCATCCGGATCCATTGTACCAACGGACGTTTGGCAGGACAGATATATGTGCAGCAACCACATTCAATACAATCCATAGCGTTAAATGCTTCCGCCTTGTCGTACATGCCGTGCTCCACCGAACCACCGATAAAGAGAGGCATGATGCTGACGGGGCAGACTTCCACACATTTGGCACACTTAATACAGGGACGGATTTCATCCAGCGTTACCTCAGCGTCGGTGAGGCAGAGAATACCGGATGTCCCCTTAATGACCGGCTGATTCTCCGGACCGGACTGGGCCAGACCCATCATGGGTCCACCGAGAATCATCTTACGGATATTGGGCTTAAAGCCGCCGCACTGCTCGATTACCTCTTCCATGGGCGTACCCACGCGAACCAGCATGTTTTTCGGCTCGTTAATACCGGAACCGGTAATTGTGACGTTGCGCTCAATCAAAGGCTTCCCTAAACGAATAGCCTCGGAAATGGCAATGCATGTACCAACGTTTTGCACTACACAACCCACCATGGAGGGCAGGCCGCCGGAGGGCACTTCCCTGCCGGTAAATACACTAATTAACTGCTTTTCTGCGCCCTGCGGATACTTGGTGTGCAGAGCGTGCACCTCAATGTTGTCAATTCCTTCCGCCGCTTTCTTCATGGCTTCCACCGCATCGGGCTTGTTGTCCTCAATGCCGATGTACCCCTTCGGCGCATTTACAACCTTCATTACGGTCTGCAGGCCGATGACCACATCTTCCGGACGCTCCAGCATGGCCCGGTGGTCGGATGTCAGATACGGTTCACATTCAGCCGCGTTGATTAACACGTAGTCAATCTTCTGATCCGGTGGCGGAGATACCTTGACATGCGTAGGGAACGTGGCCCCACCCATTCCTACAATCCCTGCCTCGCGGATTATTTTTTTCAAATCATCCACACCAAGGTTCTTCCAGTCATCATTGGGCTTTACATCTTCATGCCAGGTATCCTGGAAGTCGTTCTCAATGAACACAGCCTGAACCGGACGGCCCAGCGGATGGTTACACATGTCAATCTTAACCACTTTACCGGACACACTGGAGTGAACCGGGGCAGAGACAAATCCTTTGCTGTCACCGACTTTCTGACCCACTTTCACTTCGTCCCCTACAGCCACCAAAGGCTCACAAGGTGCGCCAATATGCTGCGACATCGGGATGATAGCCACAGTGGGGGGCTTTGCTGGGACGACAGGCTTCTTCTCGGTCGCACTTTTAAAGTGGCCGGGATGAACGCCTCCCTTAAACGTCTTAAAGCTCATATGCTCAATTCACCCCTTTTAATAAAATTTTAATATTTTTGCTGAACATTGAGGTATTCGAGAAATCTATGAGAAATCCTGCACCAGTCTTTTTTTTTCGTCAAAATTTTCATTCCAGCGCAGGAAAAACATAGCGCATACACCAATAAACCTTTAAGCGTATAAGCCTCCCCTTCTTTTCTTATTAGTTTTAGAAGTGAAACATTCCGCAAACATAAAACAATTTCAACATCGACACTAAAATACCTGCCCTCAAATTCAAAAATATTGAATTCACATAAATATATTATTATACGAAAAAACTCCTGGACTCACAGGAGTTTTTCTTCATATCTTTAGAGAAAATGTTTTTTCAAAACTTCCCTGGCTTCGCTGATGGTGTATAAAGAACCGGAGATGCAAAGGGCTTCTTCCTCACCGGTTTGGGCAAGCCCCAGCGCCACCGCCTCCTCCACCGTGTCAGTTGCCGCCACCGGAGCGCTTGTATAGCGGCGGGCAAGCTCCGCCACCTCCCGGGGGTTTGACGCCCGGGGGTTATCCGGCTTGGTAACAATCAATCCCGCTGTGGCCAGCGGCACAATTAGGCTGAGAATTTCATCCACCGCCTTATCACCCAGTATCCCCAGCACCAACCGGAGAGGGCGGCCATCCAGAATGGTATCCAGCGCGCTTTTGAGGGCTTTAATTCCGTCAATGTTATGCGCACCATCCACCAGCACCAGAGGGCGGCGGGAAAAAACCTCCAACCTGCCGGGCCATTTGGCCGCCGCCAGTCCGCGGTAAATAGCGTCTGTATCAAGGGGGACAGGCAGTAATTCCCTGGTGGCCACAGCCAGCGCCGCGTTGCGGACCTGATGCGGCCCCAAAAGGGAAATCTGCAGATTATCCAGCTTACGCTGCCTGCTCCAATAGTTAAATACCTGGCCGTCGAGGGAAGCAGACAGTTGTTCATATCCAAAATCCCTGTCCATTTCTACCAAAGTGGCGCCCCGCTCCACGGCCACAGAGCGAAACACCTGCAAAGCGTCCTCTTTTTCCGCCGCGGTAACAGCGGGGGTAGAAGGTTTAATAATGCCGGCCTTTTCAAAGGCAATGGCGGAGATGGTATCGCCCAGCACCTGCGTATGCTCCAGGCCGATATTGGTCAGTACCGACACAGCCGGCTCAATTACATTGGTGGCATCAAGGCGCCCTCCCAGGCCCACCTCCATAATTACCCAGTCAGGCTGCTCCTCTGCAAAATAAAGAAAAGCCAGAGCGGTAACCACCTCAAACTCTGTGGGCTGGCCCGCTTCCGTCTGCGAAATTTCCTCCACATGCCTGCGGATTTGGGTCACCAGTTCAGCCAACCGGTTTTCATCAATGTCGCCGCCGTTAATGGCCATGCGATTTGTAAATGCCTCTAAATAGGGGGATGTATACAGGCCCACCTGCAGGCCCTGGGCCTCCAGCATGGATGCCAGAAAAGCGGCGGTGGATCCTTTCCCGTTAGTTCCGGCAATATGAATGCAGCGGATTTTTTTCTGGGGATCTTCCAGTCGCCTGAGCAGCTCGGTTATCCGCTCCAGGCCGGGATTGATGCCAAAGCGGTACAAACTGTGAATCCAGTCAATTGCTTCATTATAGTTCAAAGCTTGCGGCCTCCTGACGTTACTCTAAACTGCGGATACGTTCTGCCACCTTGTCGCGTTTAAGCTGATAATCCTCTGCCTTGGCCCTTTCTTCGGCCACCACTTCTTCCGGGGCCTTGGCCAGAAAACCCTGGTTGGAAAGCTTGCCGGCGGAGCGCTTCAGTTCAGCATCCAGCTTTTTCAACTCTTTTTTTAGTCTGGCCAATTCCTGTTCCAGATCAACCAGTCCGACCAGCGGCAGGTAAATGTCTGTATCGCCCA from Dethiobacter alkaliphilus AHT 1 includes the following:
- the rsxE gene encoding electron transport complex subunit RsxE → MSIMKEFSKGIIKENAVFRLLLGLCPTLAVTGLAENGFGMGLATTAVLVASNLVISLLKGVIPSKIRIPIFIIVIATFVTMVDMVLNAYMPVLHSQLGIFVPLIVVNCLVLGRAEAFASKQPVIHSLADGLGMGLGFTLALTILAAVRELLAQGTIFQIEILGADWYQPFQVFGSPAGAFLALGLLLAVMSALSAKFKLE
- a CDS encoding FMN-binding protein, with product MKDIIRNGLILAIICAVAAGALAVTNDITSAVVEARIYEETVAELEELFPAIEDFEEKEVDGYKGFVAYDADGNYIGVLAEGRTEGYGGTIRFNLGVNDEGEIVGVTVISQSETAGLGDVITRADYLEQFEGLGLEDNIADHVDVISGATVSTRAMINGVESELMEIVLRFGDADAVPDAPTVDMDALEDGTYTGTASGFKSDVTVEVTVSGGEITEITVTDHDDTPGIFADAEQVIDDIIAEQSLDVDAVSQATGSSNGIKNAVLNALAQ
- a CDS encoding RnfABCDGE type electron transport complex subunit D is translated as MERKLIVTSSPHIKTPESVQSVMIDVLVALFPAALAGVIFFGWPALLTMVLCTVSAMVAEALVLREKNIFGDGSAAVTGLLLAMVLPPAVPWWISVLGGAIAIIIGKQVFGGIGNNIFNPALVARAILLASWAGHLTYWVRPVDLTTAATPLELGADAFSFTNLFVGAIPGSLGETSAFALILGAAWLFYKGHIDWRIPGGYIGTVFVMGLLFEGFGSPMAMVSAGLFHVLAGGVLLGALFMATDMVTSPVTARGRLIFGIGCGVMTMLVRLYGAFPEGVTFAILLMNALTPLIDNLTLPTKYGEVAK
- the rsxC gene encoding electron transport complex subunit RsxC; translation: MSFKTFKGGVHPGHFKSATEKKPVVPAKPPTVAIIPMSQHIGAPCEPLVAVGDEVKVGQKVGDSKGFVSAPVHSSVSGKVVKIDMCNHPLGRPVQAVFIENDFQDTWHEDVKPNDDWKNLGVDDLKKIIREAGIVGMGGATFPTHVKVSPPPDQKIDYVLINAAECEPYLTSDHRAMLERPEDVVIGLQTVMKVVNAPKGYIGIEDNKPDAVEAMKKAAEGIDNIEVHALHTKYPQGAEKQLISVFTGREVPSGGLPSMVGCVVQNVGTCIAISEAIRLGKPLIERNVTITGSGINEPKNMLVRVGTPMEEVIEQCGGFKPNIRKMILGGPMMGLAQSGPENQPVIKGTSGILCLTDAEVTLDEIRPCIKCAKCVEVCPVSIMPLFIGGSVEHGMYDKAEAFNAMDCIECGCCTYICPAKRPLVQWIRMAKGDIAAKRRK
- a CDS encoding bifunctional folylpolyglutamate synthase/dihydrofolate synthase — encoded protein: MNYNEAIDWIHSLYRFGINPGLERITELLRRLEDPQKKIRCIHIAGTNGKGSTAAFLASMLEAQGLQVGLYTSPYLEAFTNRMAINGGDIDENRLAELVTQIRRHVEEISQTEAGQPTEFEVVTALAFLYFAEEQPDWVIMEVGLGGRLDATNVIEPAVSVLTNIGLEHTQVLGDTISAIAFEKAGIIKPSTPAVTAAEKEDALQVFRSVAVERGATLVEMDRDFGYEQLSASLDGQVFNYWSRQRKLDNLQISLLGPHQVRNAALAVATRELLPVPLDTDAIYRGLAAAKWPGRLEVFSRRPLVLVDGAHNIDGIKALKSALDTILDGRPLRLVLGILGDKAVDEILSLIVPLATAGLIVTKPDNPRASNPREVAELARRYTSAPVAATDTVEEAVALGLAQTGEEEALCISGSLYTISEAREVLKKHFL